A section of the Cuniculiplasma divulgatum genome encodes:
- a CDS encoding Lrp/AsnC family transcriptional regulator gives MKPFKLDQLDMDIIDLVEENCSLTYNEVADKTGKNLWTVRDRMILLRQRGIIKSCRAEIDYGKLGLGCKAMIGFNVPPERIDEFVSLVRKEKRIKKFMITTGSRRFHIQMVGEECGEVRNYARKILPDFGIYDIDFEVILDEIP, from the coding sequence ATGAAGCCTTTCAAACTGGACCAGCTGGATATGGATATCATCGATCTTGTGGAGGAAAACTGTTCGCTGACTTACAATGAGGTTGCTGATAAAACAGGCAAAAATCTCTGGACTGTTCGTGACAGGATGATACTTCTGCGGCAGAGGGGGATCATAAAGTCATGTCGGGCAGAAATTGACTATGGAAAGCTGGGACTTGGATGCAAGGCCATGATAGGCTTCAATGTACCGCCTGAGAGAATAGATGAATTCGTGTCACTTGTCAGGAAGGAGAAGCGTATAAAGAAATTCATGATAACTACAGGTTCCCGAAGATTCCATATCCAGATGGTTGGTGAGGAGTGCGGCGAGGTGAGAAACTACGCCAGAAAAATACTCCCTGACTTTGGAATTTATGATATAGACTTCGAGGTCATACTTGATGAAATACCCTAG
- a CDS encoding C4-dicarboxylate ABC transporter, protein MRKSTLNLFGSEWFGIAISTLALAQVYILAFGETGSVAFRYVAEAFSILGISIFVVIFGIWVYRGFAMKDRVFSHWNNLTRLSFTALIPIIGFVSNYQLIYFFGLSGTTAALSAVDFYANYILALGLGVLLGYRLYTKEINPREMNYAIVIPPLAIGTSVFLAGSLMNFYGGVEAQTMYFLVLMGLGIFFFLFIFIGSLALAGHVSTKVHETLPTTMLPVGISSLIIINLFSLAGFGKIDQLFIGGSSVEWLSVLLWGFEVWNFLVVVILIFTHPARGTLGVWAYGFPLGLFATSTIKILGFTHFYALLWAYVTIAVILNILWVYAWLNTGMFLKNMFGREVAEKHAIPGHRPEE, encoded by the coding sequence ATGAGGAAAAGCACGCTTAATCTATTTGGATCTGAGTGGTTTGGCATAGCAATATCGACTCTCGCACTGGCACAGGTTTATATTCTTGCTTTCGGTGAAACGGGTAGCGTTGCCTTCAGGTATGTCGCGGAGGCTTTCTCAATACTGGGAATTTCAATCTTCGTGGTCATATTCGGCATCTGGGTATATCGTGGCTTTGCCATGAAAGATCGGGTATTCTCGCACTGGAACAACCTTACCAGATTGAGTTTCACTGCACTGATTCCAATAATTGGATTCGTTAGCAATTACCAGCTCATATACTTCTTCGGCCTTTCCGGAACCACTGCAGCCCTTTCGGCAGTGGACTTCTACGCAAACTATATCCTTGCACTTGGACTGGGTGTACTATTAGGGTACAGGCTGTACACCAAGGAGATAAATCCGCGGGAAATGAACTACGCCATTGTTATACCGCCCCTTGCAATCGGCACAAGCGTGTTCCTTGCTGGATCCCTCATGAATTTCTATGGGGGAGTGGAAGCACAGACAATGTACTTCCTGGTTCTCATGGGACTTGGAATATTCTTCTTCCTGTTCATATTCATAGGATCACTGGCACTGGCAGGCCATGTCTCCACCAAGGTTCATGAGACGCTGCCTACGACAATGCTGCCCGTGGGAATATCCAGTCTCATAATCATCAACCTCTTTTCACTGGCTGGTTTCGGCAAGATAGACCAGCTGTTCATAGGAGGATCATCTGTGGAATGGCTTTCAGTGTTGCTCTGGGGTTTCGAAGTCTGGAACTTCCTGGTTGTTGTGATTTTGATTTTCACTCATCCTGCCAGAGGGACCCTTGGAGTATGGGCTTACGGATTCCCGCTGGGGCTCTTTGCTACATCAACCATAAAAATTCTCGGATTCACCCATTTCTATGCGCTTCTCTGGGCATACGTAACAATTGCCGTCATTCTCAACATACTCTGGGTTTATGCGTGGCTGAACACTGGAATGTTCCTCAAAAACATGTTCGGCAGGGAAGTTGCTGAGAAACACGCCATTCCTGGGCACAGACCGGAGGAGTAA
- a CDS encoding arsenic transporter, protein MILSFRFYISAAIFAITLLLVIKKPKNIGIGYSALIGAAASYALGMINFSSVIAVWNIVWNATFTFIAIILISLALDEAGVFKYAALKIARMAGGHGNLLFLFIIILGSGISAIFANDGTALILTPIVYEMLVNMNVERKYILPFIMATGFIADSASLPLSVSNLVNIVSTTYFHISFLSYARVMILPDLVSIAASLGILYIFYRKTIISHYATQTLGNPREAIRSPLIAKMSVPVIIVLIILYSVGGIYDVPIAFISVAVAAFVMISARSSGDIDTVKIIREAPWQIVIFSFGMYLVVYGLGLNGLTELMVFLLSHIVSLPGPLPYVFSGYFFAFLASSMNNMPSVMLGALSISSIHNANYLIYTNVIGNDIGPKFTPIGSLATLLWLHTLDRKNGIKIGYGYYMKVGFIIALPVLTFTLLSLYLL, encoded by the coding sequence ATGATTCTTTCATTCCGTTTCTATATTTCCGCTGCGATCTTCGCCATAACACTGCTCCTGGTCATAAAGAAACCAAAAAACATTGGCATTGGATATTCGGCCCTGATTGGGGCGGCTGCCAGCTATGCCCTGGGCATGATAAATTTCTCCAGTGTCATAGCGGTATGGAACATTGTATGGAACGCAACTTTCACATTTATAGCAATAATTCTCATATCACTTGCACTGGATGAGGCGGGTGTCTTCAAGTATGCTGCCCTTAAGATTGCACGCATGGCAGGAGGGCATGGAAACCTGCTGTTCCTCTTTATTATAATTCTTGGGTCCGGAATATCCGCAATATTTGCCAATGATGGAACTGCCCTTATCCTCACCCCTATAGTATACGAAATGCTTGTAAACATGAACGTGGAGAGGAAATACATTCTCCCATTCATAATGGCCACTGGCTTCATTGCGGATTCAGCATCACTGCCTCTATCGGTGAGCAACCTGGTGAATATAGTGAGCACCACCTATTTCCATATTTCATTCCTGAGTTATGCCAGGGTGATGATACTTCCGGACCTTGTATCCATCGCTGCATCCCTTGGCATTCTATACATCTTCTACCGGAAAACAATCATTTCGCACTATGCAACCCAAACTCTTGGAAATCCCCGGGAGGCAATCCGATCTCCACTCATTGCAAAGATGAGTGTTCCCGTCATAATAGTTCTCATAATTCTCTATTCAGTTGGTGGAATCTATGACGTTCCCATTGCATTCATATCCGTTGCTGTGGCGGCTTTCGTGATGATCTCAGCAAGGTCAAGCGGCGATATAGATACAGTTAAGATCATCAGGGAAGCTCCATGGCAGATCGTCATATTCTCATTCGGAATGTATCTTGTAGTTTATGGGCTCGGCTTGAATGGCCTCACTGAACTTATGGTGTTTTTACTGTCGCATATTGTGTCATTGCCAGGCCCACTTCCATATGTATTCTCAGGGTATTTTTTTGCCTTCCTGGCCTCAAGCATGAACAACATGCCATCCGTTATGCTGGGTGCACTATCAATCTCCTCAATTCATAATGCCAATTATCTCATTTACACAAACGTCATAGGAAATGACATAGGGCCAAAATTTACTCCCATAGGGTCTCTTGCAACACTTCTGTGGCTTCACACACTGGATCGTAAAAATGGAATAAAAATTGGTTACGGGTATTACATGAAAGTTGGATTTATAATTGCACTGCCTGTCCTGACCTTCACGCTTCTTTCTCTGTATCTGCTCTAG
- a CDS encoding DsrE family protein: MTGKIAIVINSGLDQRAKVISGLHVAKRIHDARKENGIDRVEVFLFTGGVRSLEKGQDNGEVLDAIKELRESGITLEACSNQVKNWNMEDIFSSNGIDLEFARDAFSRYAVEGYTVISF, translated from the coding sequence ATGACAGGAAAAATAGCAATAGTCATAAACTCAGGACTGGATCAGCGCGCAAAGGTAATATCCGGACTCCACGTTGCAAAGAGGATTCATGATGCAAGAAAGGAGAACGGCATAGACAGAGTCGAAGTTTTCCTCTTCACCGGGGGTGTCAGGTCGCTGGAAAAGGGACAGGACAATGGTGAGGTGCTGGATGCAATCAAGGAACTCAGGGAATCTGGTATAACACTTGAGGCCTGCTCAAACCAGGTCAAGAACTGGAACATGGAAGACATTTTCTCCAGCAACGGAATAGATCTTGAGTTCGCCAGGGATGCATTTTCACGGTATGCTGTTGAAGGATACACGGTAATATCCTTCTGA